One genomic segment of Pelotomaculum isophthalicicum JI includes these proteins:
- a CDS encoding DUF3852 domain-containing protein yields the protein MKKNKKLLLLLGVTLVLTSIFCVAAHAAPSGDVAGAIEGTWNDASDQIKTVVNKVVFPAIDLILAVFFFAKLGMAYFDYRKHGQFEWEAPAILFACLLFALTAPLYIWQILGM from the coding sequence ATGAAAAAAAACAAGAAGCTCCTGCTTCTCTTGGGCGTCACCCTTGTCCTGACAAGCATATTCTGCGTGGCCGCCCATGCCGCGCCTAGCGGCGACGTGGCGGGAGCCATCGAGGGCACCTGGAACGACGCGTCCGATCAGATCAAAACCGTGGTCAACAAGGTGGTGTTCCCCGCCATCGATCTGATTCTGGCCGTGTTTTTCTTCGCCAAGCTGGGCATGGCTTACTTCGACTACCGCAAACACGGGCAGTTTGAGTGGGAGGCTCCGGCCATTCTCTTCGCTTGCCTGCTCTTTGCCCTAACTGCTCCGCTATATATCTGGCAGATACTTGGCATGTAG
- a CDS encoding TnsA endonuclease N-terminal domain-containing protein, with product MAKHSRNWNQGVYEKYLREGRGQGEGPGYTPWIRVQDFASKGIVSRVKGRTTRRVHHLMSNNELAYFYLLDWADSVLDIREQFPLLDLECAMNAAAQAGINYPTDRTSGYPYVMTCDFLITTTHGLKARTVKLSSELTNARTVEKLEIERRYWAANGVDWKLVTENEISYRKAKNIEWIYSAQDREALQLQAESDTLSNVKDLIRQLFYSYEFSIVEIAQIVEDKFHLGKGIGLLLFKSLVLDKEIYIDLNERLNLNAKKVAVTVTA from the coding sequence ATGGCGAAACATTCACGTAACTGGAATCAAGGCGTATACGAAAAATATTTGCGTGAAGGCCGGGGTCAAGGCGAAGGCCCCGGCTACACGCCTTGGATACGGGTACAAGACTTTGCTTCCAAAGGTATTGTTTCACGAGTTAAAGGCAGGACGACCAGACGGGTTCACCATTTGATGTCCAACAATGAGCTTGCCTACTTTTACCTTTTGGATTGGGCGGATAGTGTGCTGGATATTCGGGAGCAGTTTCCACTCTTGGATTTGGAGTGTGCGATGAACGCAGCCGCTCAGGCCGGAATCAATTATCCTACAGACAGAACAAGCGGATACCCATACGTTATGACTTGCGACTTTCTGATTACAACAACACACGGGTTAAAAGCACGAACTGTCAAACTTTCATCTGAGCTTACCAATGCGCGGACGGTGGAAAAACTTGAAATTGAGCGGCGTTATTGGGCTGCGAATGGGGTAGATTGGAAACTCGTTACTGAAAATGAAATATCCTACCGCAAAGCCAAAAACATTGAGTGGATATATTCAGCGCAAGATCGCGAGGCATTACAATTACAAGCTGAATCAGATACGCTCAGCAACGTAAAAGATTTGATAAGGCAATTATTTTATTCTTATGAATTTTCCATTGTTGAAATCGCCCAAATCGTCGAAGACAAATTTCATTTGGGAAAAGGAATCGGTCTGCTTCTGTTTAAGTCGCTTGTCTTGGACAAAGAGATTTATATTGATTTGAATGAGCGGCTTAATCTGAACGCGAAGAAAGTTGCGGTTACGGTAACGGCATAA
- a CDS encoding ATP-binding protein, whose amino-acid sequence MKNEPGKACYLPQIIEEYKGNPLIEALPPIYSSYEAAKLLTVDPGYNEGEREFDAQYRFHCIGRLFRYFQPLDTHIDIEQRISRAIRQGYISKNPITPDYAARLAQGAAAIRKKSGLNAVYSMNSTASGFTVIGMSGVGKTTAMEKVLSLYPQQILHTQYKGEPLFLTQLVWAKIDCPFDGSLKGLCLSFFAYVDRILGTSYSKKFSSDRMTVDAALPRMAQIATTHCLGLLVIDEIQHLSQAKSGGSDKMLNFFVTLVNTIGVPVVLIGTTKAMSVLQSEFRQARRGSGQGDLLWDRMKNDLSWEIMLRAMWKNQWTRNQTPLTAELKDILYDESQGIIDIAVKLYAMAQMKAIADGTETITAQTIKEVAAEKLRLVKPMLDALRSGNMKKLLMYEDIKPVNVEDYLAAQSGRIAGGDIPLGQNEILSLTEQAVLKLLEMDISSKVARSAVKKAIGKSVSGQPLAAVVKKAFKIALNMETEKNPTDIDEQDDDLRKAAGESPYENLKKSGFVAESADEF is encoded by the coding sequence ATGAAAAATGAACCGGGCAAAGCCTGTTACCTGCCGCAGATCATTGAGGAATACAAGGGAAATCCATTGATAGAGGCGCTGCCGCCCATTTATTCAAGCTATGAGGCGGCGAAGCTTCTGACGGTTGACCCCGGATACAACGAGGGCGAACGGGAATTTGACGCGCAGTACCGCTTCCATTGTATCGGCAGACTGTTTCGGTATTTCCAACCTCTTGATACCCATATCGACATTGAACAGAGGATTTCACGGGCGATACGTCAGGGCTATATCTCAAAAAATCCCATTACGCCCGATTATGCGGCAAGGCTGGCGCAGGGCGCGGCTGCCATTCGGAAAAAATCCGGCCTGAACGCTGTTTACAGCATGAACTCTACCGCTTCCGGCTTTACCGTTATCGGGATGTCCGGCGTAGGCAAAACGACGGCGATGGAAAAGGTTTTATCGCTCTATCCTCAACAAATCCTGCACACGCAGTACAAAGGGGAACCGCTGTTTTTAACGCAGTTGGTATGGGCGAAAATCGACTGCCCGTTTGACGGCTCGTTAAAGGGGCTGTGCCTGAGCTTCTTCGCCTATGTTGACCGCATTTTGGGTACGAGCTATTCCAAAAAGTTTTCCTCTGACCGCATGACGGTGGACGCCGCGCTCCCCCGCATGGCGCAAATCGCCACAACGCATTGTCTTGGGCTGCTTGTGATTGATGAAATCCAGCACCTCAGCCAAGCGAAAAGCGGCGGCTCGGACAAAATGCTGAATTTCTTCGTTACGTTGGTCAACACGATCGGCGTCCCCGTCGTGCTGATTGGAACCACAAAGGCCATGTCGGTTTTGCAGAGCGAGTTCCGGCAGGCGCGGCGCGGCAGCGGACAGGGTGATTTGCTGTGGGATAGGATGAAAAACGACCTTTCATGGGAGATTATGCTCCGGGCAATGTGGAAAAACCAGTGGACGCGGAATCAAACCCCACTGACTGCCGAGTTGAAAGATATACTCTATGATGAAAGCCAGGGCATTATCGACATTGCGGTAAAGCTCTACGCGATGGCGCAGATGAAAGCGATTGCCGACGGGACGGAAACGATAACCGCCCAAACCATCAAAGAAGTCGCGGCGGAAAAGCTGCGGTTGGTAAAGCCCATGCTCGACGCGCTCCGTTCCGGCAATATGAAAAAACTGCTGATGTATGAGGACATCAAGCCCGTCAATGTGGAGGATTACCTTGCCGCTCAGTCCGGAAGGATAGCCGGCGGCGATATTCCTTTGGGGCAAAATGAAATACTGTCGCTCACAGAACAGGCGGTGCTGAAACTTCTCGAAATGGATATATCCTCAAAAGTTGCCCGTTCCGCTGTAAAGAAAGCCATCGGAAAATCCGTGTCAGGCCAACCTCTTGCCGCCGTTGTCAAAAAGGCATTCAAAATCGCCCTGAATATGGAAACAGAAAAGAATCCGACCGATATTGATGAGCAGGATGATGATTTAAGAAAAGCCGCCGGGGAATCGCCGTATGAAAATCTGAAAAAGTCAGGATTCGTCGCGGAATCAGCGGATGAGTTTTGA
- a CDS encoding DUF1653 domain-containing protein: MHIKPGKYVHFKGNEYEVIGTATHSETLEEVVVYRALYGDGGLWARPAAMWNEIVEHNGCHVKRFTHIDEVVQEPPTGIHNYSAPAEKVELFMSLFVGRDDVYAKRWENAKKGSAGYVPACHNEWSPLCPKSGGGKIKCGECPNQNFVKYDAGAVEKHLKGQLTAGVYPMFPDETCRFLAFDFDGKDYSPEDLRRDVTAIREACTEKGIRMAVERSRSGKGIHFWMFFAENIPTGTARKFGSSLITHAMSKHHELSFKTYDRMIPNQDTLPKGGFGNLIALPLQKIPREQGNSAFVDENFNAYADQWNYLYNVKKYTLEETESFIKQLSPSGELGDLRRDSEEEKPWESKKPEQKLTRFDFPDTVKIVRANMLYVEKSGISSPALNALKRLAAFRNPEFYRAQAMRLSTFDKPRIISCSDETKQYLCLPRGLEDEVCELLEDNGVRIQFNDETNRGRKIDVEFKGELRGEQQQAADALLMHNNGILSATTAFGKTVIGARLIADCKVNTLILVHRTNLLSQWVERLNEFLIINEEPIIELTPKGRKRKKTVIGRIGGGKNNPSGIIDVAVMQSLVSGDEVKELVRDYGMVIVDECHHVSAFSFEQILKAANAKYVYGLTATPTRQDGHHPIIYMHCGKIRYRVDAKEQATVRPFEHFVIPRFTRFQKPTHQDESKWTITDIYNDIQNSELRNSLILQDVTAAVEQGRNPIILTERTEHVKYLASQLKPRIKNVIALTGGETQKKSRETLQTVADIAEDESFVLVATGKYVGEGFDMPRLDTLFLAMPISWKGTLQQYAGRLHRLYEGKNEVQVYDYVDVHVAMLEKMYQKRLRGYAAIGYKAKGTPQPLEEVHSIFDSHTFFPVYSADILAARTEILIVSPFVTKRRILSALNYMTAANAKVTVVTKPPENYVEKDRAKIAECIELLTQHGITVKTKDRIHQKFAIMDQRIVWYGSINFFSYGTSEESVMRIENMGIAGELLWSI; encoded by the coding sequence ATGCATATTAAGCCCGGTAAATACGTCCACTTCAAAGGCAACGAATACGAAGTTATCGGCACGGCTACCCACAGTGAAACGCTGGAGGAAGTGGTGGTTTACCGGGCATTGTATGGCGATGGCGGGCTTTGGGCACGTCCGGCGGCGATGTGGAATGAAATTGTCGAACACAACGGATGCCATGTCAAACGGTTCACACACATTGACGAGGTTGTACAGGAACCGCCAACGGGTATTCATAATTACAGTGCGCCAGCCGAAAAAGTGGAACTGTTTATGTCGTTGTTCGTGGGGCGCGATGATGTTTACGCCAAACGATGGGAAAACGCTAAAAAAGGCTCTGCCGGATATGTTCCCGCCTGCCATAATGAATGGTCGCCACTTTGTCCAAAATCTGGCGGCGGTAAGATTAAATGCGGGGAATGTCCTAATCAGAATTTTGTGAAGTACGATGCGGGCGCAGTTGAGAAACACCTTAAAGGGCAGCTGACCGCCGGAGTGTATCCGATGTTTCCTGATGAAACATGCAGATTTTTGGCGTTCGACTTCGATGGCAAAGATTACAGTCCGGAGGATTTGCGGCGCGATGTTACCGCGATTCGCGAGGCTTGCACTGAAAAAGGCATACGCATGGCGGTGGAGCGTTCCCGTTCTGGCAAGGGGATTCACTTTTGGATGTTCTTTGCCGAAAACATTCCAACAGGCACAGCGCGGAAATTTGGCAGCAGTCTGATTACCCATGCTATGAGCAAACATCATGAGTTGTCATTCAAAACGTATGACCGAATGATTCCCAATCAAGACACATTGCCAAAGGGCGGATTCGGCAACTTAATCGCACTTCCGCTTCAAAAGATACCTCGTGAACAAGGGAACAGCGCGTTTGTGGATGAAAACTTCAATGCCTATGCTGACCAGTGGAACTATTTGTACAACGTCAAAAAATATACGCTGGAAGAAACAGAGTCGTTTATTAAGCAACTGTCACCGTCAGGCGAGCTTGGTGATTTGCGCCGGGATTCCGAGGAGGAAAAGCCGTGGGAAAGCAAGAAACCGGAACAAAAGCTAACGAGATTTGACTTCCCGGACACGGTAAAAATTGTCCGCGCAAATATGTTATACGTTGAGAAGTCAGGGATTTCAAGCCCCGCGCTTAACGCGTTGAAACGCTTGGCGGCATTTCGCAATCCTGAGTTTTACAGAGCGCAGGCTATGCGGCTTTCTACGTTCGATAAGCCAAGGATTATTTCCTGCTCCGACGAAACCAAGCAATATTTATGCTTGCCGCGCGGTTTGGAAGACGAGGTCTGTGAACTTTTGGAAGATAACGGCGTCAGGATACAATTCAATGACGAAACCAATAGAGGGCGCAAGATTGACGTTGAGTTTAAAGGTGAGCTGCGCGGCGAACAGCAACAGGCTGCGGACGCGCTTTTGATGCATAACAATGGCATTTTGTCCGCTACCACGGCGTTTGGGAAAACCGTTATCGGAGCGCGTTTAATAGCGGATTGCAAAGTGAATACGCTAATTTTGGTACACCGTACAAATTTATTGTCCCAGTGGGTAGAGCGACTGAATGAGTTCTTGATAATCAATGAAGAACCGATAATCGAACTCACACCCAAGGGACGCAAGCGCAAGAAAACCGTAATCGGTCGAATCGGCGGAGGCAAGAATAATCCGAGCGGTATCATAGATGTGGCGGTTATGCAGTCTTTAGTGTCCGGGGATGAGGTCAAGGAACTTGTGAGAGATTACGGTATGGTCATCGTGGACGAATGTCATCATGTGTCGGCGTTCAGTTTTGAGCAGATACTGAAAGCCGCAAACGCCAAATATGTCTATGGTCTAACTGCAACACCAACGCGACAGGACGGTCATCATCCAATTATTTATATGCACTGCGGAAAAATCCGTTATCGCGTGGACGCGAAGGAACAGGCTACAGTGCGTCCGTTTGAACATTTTGTGATTCCGCGTTTCACGAGGTTTCAAAAACCGACTCATCAGGACGAGAGCAAGTGGACGATTACCGATATTTACAATGATATTCAGAACAGTGAGCTTCGCAACAGCCTAATCCTACAGGATGTTACCGCCGCCGTGGAACAAGGGCGGAATCCGATTATCCTCACCGAACGCACCGAGCATGTGAAATATTTGGCGTCTCAGTTGAAGCCACGCATAAAAAACGTGATTGCTTTAACAGGCGGCGAAACCCAAAAGAAAAGCCGAGAAACCTTGCAAACCGTTGCCGATATTGCTGAAGACGAATCTTTCGTTCTTGTTGCCACTGGGAAATATGTAGGCGAAGGGTTTGATATGCCGCGTTTGGATACGCTTTTTCTTGCTATGCCTATATCGTGGAAAGGGACGCTCCAACAGTACGCCGGGCGGCTGCACCGCTTATATGAAGGCAAGAATGAGGTTCAAGTTTACGATTATGTAGATGTCCATGTGGCGATGCTGGAGAAGATGTATCAAAAGCGTCTGAGAGGTTACGCCGCCATCGGATACAAGGCAAAGGGAACGCCGCAACCGTTGGAAGAAGTTCACTCAATTTTTGACAGTCACACGTTTTTCCCGGTTTATTCCGCTGATATTTTGGCGGCTCGAACTGAAATTTTGATTGTCAGCCCATTTGTGACAAAGCGGCGGATATTGTCCGCCTTGAATTATATGACTGCCGCCAACGCGAAGGTTACAGTTGTTACAAAACCGCCTGAAAACTATGTCGAAAAGGATAGGGCAAAAATCGCGGAGTGTATAGAACTGCTTACACAACATGGTATTACCGTGAAAACCAAAGACCGAATCCATCAGAAATTCGCGATTATGGATCAGCGGATCGTATGGTACGGCAGTATCAATTTTTTCAGCTACGGTACATCGGAAGAAAGCGTTATGCGAATTGAGAATATGGGTATTGCGGGTGAGCTGTTGTGGAGCATATGA
- a CDS encoding transposase: protein MRDLLINGILKSTESGHLIRILWISGNPKSICLFDMDTVAMPYWVDYTELQSQLSQGLLTFQDADPFLPVVSEDYLSDKEKDFRDSLWELMKDIVLAEPAIFHKKERGAIIEKAVQNTGKTMTTFHRYLKLFWKNGKTKNAFLPNYQNCGGSGKDRNSGDSKRGRPRKYGESSGKNVDEETKRIFEQAIKKYYHNRNGYTLKDAYDLMIKEHYTKFVTQPDGTAKAELLPENEIPTIGQFRYWYGKKHDTQEKISKRKGEAKYALDHRAILGKSDYGIMGPGAKYQIDATIGDIYLVSRFNRADIIGRPVIYFVIDTFSRMVAGMYVGLEGPSWAGAMMAIANAASDKVKYCAEYGVEITDGEWPCRHVPNAILGDRGEMESKSVETLINALNVRVENAPPYRADMKGIVEQYFRTVNTRAVAFLPGHVKPDMSERGGRDYRLDAKLDIQQLTKILIQCVLQHNNHHFLDGYERTADMIADNVEPIPIKLWNWGIVHCSGALRSFPEETVKLCLMPTGTASVTAKGIRFKGLYYLCERAAVEHWFETARAKGSYKVDVSFDPRNMSAIYVREPDGSFDRCFLAEWQDKYVDMCLDEIRYLQESEKLLRRQNAAKEMATKADLSAAIDSVIAEAEEMARQTAVPKSKLARTKNIRENRRAEKERNRRDEAFSLGDDDVPQTAKPEPQEKPAAISPTLAMIQKQLEERLNEK from the coding sequence ATGAGAGATTTGTTGATAAACGGCATTCTTAAATCGACGGAAAGTGGTCACCTTATCCGCATACTTTGGATTTCCGGCAATCCGAAAAGCATTTGCCTTTTTGACATGGATACGGTAGCCATGCCATATTGGGTTGACTATACGGAATTGCAAAGCCAACTTAGCCAAGGGCTATTAACGTTTCAAGACGCTGATCCGTTTTTACCTGTTGTGTCCGAAGATTATCTGAGCGACAAAGAAAAGGATTTCCGTGATAGCCTCTGGGAATTGATGAAAGATATTGTACTTGCCGAGCCTGCAATCTTTCATAAAAAAGAGCGCGGCGCAATAATCGAAAAAGCGGTTCAGAACACAGGCAAAACAATGACCACGTTCCATCGCTATTTGAAGCTGTTTTGGAAGAACGGGAAAACCAAAAACGCTTTTCTTCCCAACTATCAAAATTGCGGCGGCAGCGGGAAAGACCGCAATTCCGGCGATTCAAAGCGAGGTCGCCCCCGCAAATACGGCGAAAGCTCCGGCAAGAACGTGGATGAAGAAACCAAACGGATATTTGAGCAGGCTATCAAAAAATATTATCACAACCGAAACGGGTATACGCTGAAAGACGCATACGACCTGATGATTAAGGAGCATTACACGAAATTCGTAACGCAGCCGGACGGCACGGCGAAAGCCGAGCTTCTGCCTGAAAATGAGATTCCCACAATCGGGCAGTTCCGTTATTGGTACGGGAAAAAGCACGATACGCAAGAGAAAATCTCCAAACGCAAGGGCGAAGCGAAATATGCCCTTGACCACAGGGCGATTTTGGGCAAATCCGATTACGGAATCATGGGGCCGGGCGCAAAATATCAGATTGACGCGACCATAGGCGATATTTATCTGGTTTCGCGTTTCAACCGCGCCGACATCATCGGCCGCCCGGTCATCTACTTTGTCATCGACACATTCAGCCGCATGGTCGCGGGGATGTATGTGGGCTTGGAAGGCCCCTCGTGGGCGGGAGCTATGATGGCGATTGCCAACGCCGCTTCCGACAAGGTGAAATATTGCGCGGAATACGGCGTTGAGATCACCGATGGCGAATGGCCGTGCCGCCATGTTCCAAACGCGATATTGGGCGACCGGGGCGAGATGGAGAGCAAATCCGTGGAGACTCTCATAAACGCCCTGAACGTGCGGGTGGAAAACGCGCCGCCCTACCGCGCCGACATGAAAGGCATTGTAGAGCAGTATTTCCGAACCGTCAACACCAGGGCGGTGGCGTTCCTGCCCGGCCATGTCAAGCCGGATATGTCGGAGCGCGGCGGCAGAGATTACCGGCTTGACGCGAAACTGGACATTCAGCAGCTTACCAAAATCCTGATACAGTGCGTACTCCAACACAACAACCATCATTTTTTAGATGGCTATGAGCGCACGGCGGATATGATTGCGGACAATGTGGAACCGATTCCCATTAAACTTTGGAATTGGGGTATCGTCCATTGCTCCGGCGCGTTGCGCTCGTTCCCGGAGGAAACCGTCAAGCTGTGCCTGATGCCGACGGGAACGGCTTCCGTAACGGCAAAAGGTATTCGCTTCAAAGGTTTGTATTATCTGTGCGAACGCGCCGCCGTGGAGCATTGGTTTGAAACGGCACGGGCAAAGGGCAGCTACAAGGTTGATGTTTCCTTCGACCCGCGAAATATGAGCGCCATTTATGTGCGGGAGCCGGACGGGTCCTTTGACAGATGCTTTTTGGCCGAGTGGCAGGATAAATACGTGGATATGTGTTTGGACGAAATCCGCTATTTGCAGGAATCCGAAAAGCTGCTGCGCCGCCAAAACGCTGCAAAGGAAATGGCGACCAAAGCGGACTTGTCCGCAGCGATAGACAGCGTTATCGCGGAAGCGGAGGAAATGGCGCGGCAGACGGCTGTCCCGAAATCCAAACTCGCCAGAACCAAAAACATCCGTGAAAACAGGCGCGCCGAAAAAGAGCGCAACCGTAGGGATGAAGCCTTTTCTCTTGGCGATGACGATGTGCCGCAGACCGCCAAGCCTGAACCGCAAGAAAAACCTGCGGCCATCTCTCCCACGCTCGCCATGATTCAAAAGCAATTGGAGGAACGGCTGAATGAAAAATGA